A genomic region of Nostoc sp. UHCC 0702 contains the following coding sequences:
- a CDS encoding lasso peptide isopeptide bond-forming cyclase → MSGIVGIYNLDGLPVEREHLGRMVNILAHRGPDGADIWCEGSVGLGHRMLWTTPESLLEKLPLVNRTGNLVMTADARIDNRDELICALSLNHRPAEKITDSELILAAYEKWGKQCPERLIGDFTFAIWDQQKQVLFCARDHMGVKPFYYYHQPGKFFAFASEIKGLLCLEAVPRKINEAKVGIYLCQLSGFAELKPETFYQHILRLPPAHWMELSEKGMECKSYWDLDAEAKKIQQVLKSDSDYVEAFRERFTEAIACRLRSAYPIVSTLSGGLDSSSVSCVARNLLKQQNPEAELLTVYADCGVPSTDEKAYVNTVLAQGGFKHHIGQVSNPIGSAQTVTPWLDQPVQMPTPAMLLTIVQSVHQQGARVMLTGHDGDTIVSHGQDYPNELIESGEWQHLKKIVEAGFGYTKDADDAADLEKKIKLELYKYLLPYLKELIKNFKIKKYIKTCYRAFRNWSFSPRNMVGLLGRSIYQNLRRLKWKEQNSFIHADFAFQINLGKLLQAEIDYQFAYLPSEYLNHYRGITSGNLLEGTEQIDAISSALAIEPRHPFLDKRLVELCLAVPAHLKFCNGFGRGVMRRAMKDILPEEVRRRVSKVDFYGFIVPAMENDERKLIDDLLLAKKSNLSHYLHTNALYQEYQYFSNSATPCLQRRRRARMITCVIFLSMWAIKEIEK, encoded by the coding sequence GTGAGCGGCATTGTAGGCATTTACAATCTTGATGGTCTTCCGGTAGAACGTGAACATCTCGGACGCATGGTAAATATTTTGGCTCACCGGGGGCCAGATGGAGCAGATATTTGGTGTGAAGGTTCCGTTGGTTTGGGACATCGAATGCTCTGGACAACACCTGAATCTTTGCTAGAAAAACTACCTCTGGTTAACCGGACTGGTAATCTAGTGATGACAGCAGATGCTCGGATTGATAACCGAGATGAACTCATTTGTGCATTAAGCCTTAATCACCGTCCAGCAGAAAAAATTACCGATAGTGAGTTAATTTTGGCTGCTTATGAAAAGTGGGGTAAGCAATGTCCAGAAAGACTTATAGGTGACTTTACCTTTGCTATTTGGGATCAGCAAAAACAGGTACTCTTTTGTGCTAGAGACCACATGGGGGTGAAGCCTTTTTATTATTACCATCAACCTGGTAAATTCTTTGCTTTTGCTTCCGAAATTAAAGGTCTTTTGTGTTTAGAAGCAGTACCCCGCAAGATTAATGAAGCCAAAGTTGGTATATATCTGTGTCAGTTAAGTGGGTTCGCCGAATTGAAGCCAGAGACTTTTTATCAACATATTCTCCGACTTCCTCCGGCTCACTGGATGGAATTAAGTGAGAAGGGGATGGAATGCAAATCTTATTGGGATTTGGATGCAGAAGCGAAGAAAATTCAACAGGTGTTGAAGTCTGATAGTGATTATGTAGAAGCTTTTCGGGAACGGTTTACAGAAGCTATAGCTTGTCGTTTACGCAGTGCTTACCCAATTGTATCTACCCTGAGTGGTGGTTTGGATTCTTCATCTGTCAGCTGTGTGGCGCGGAATCTTTTAAAACAACAAAACCCTGAAGCTGAATTATTAACGGTTTACGCTGACTGTGGTGTACCTTCGACTGATGAAAAAGCTTATGTCAATACAGTGTTGGCACAGGGTGGCTTTAAACATCATATCGGTCAAGTGAGTAATCCAATTGGCTCTGCTCAAACAGTAACTCCTTGGTTAGATCAACCTGTACAAATGCCAACTCCAGCAATGCTGTTGACGATTGTCCAATCAGTTCATCAACAAGGTGCAAGAGTGATGTTGACTGGTCATGATGGAGATACGATAGTTTCTCACGGTCAAGATTATCCCAATGAGTTAATTGAATCAGGAGAATGGCAGCATTTAAAAAAGATTGTGGAAGCTGGTTTTGGTTATACAAAAGATGCAGATGATGCTGCTGATTTAGAAAAGAAGATTAAATTGGAATTATATAAATATCTTTTGCCTTATTTAAAAGAACTAATCAAGAATTTTAAAATAAAAAAATATATCAAAACTTGTTACAGAGCATTTCGTAATTGGTCTTTTTCTCCTCGAAATATGGTAGGTTTATTAGGTAGGAGTATTTACCAAAACCTACGTCGGTTGAAATGGAAAGAGCAGAATTCATTTATTCATGCTGATTTTGCTTTTCAGATAAATTTAGGTAAGTTATTGCAAGCAGAAATTGACTATCAATTTGCTTACTTACCATCTGAGTATTTGAATCATTATCGCGGAATAACATCAGGGAATTTGCTAGAAGGTACTGAGCAGATTGACGCGATTAGTTCAGCTTTGGCGATAGAACCTCGTCATCCTTTTTTGGATAAAAGACTAGTTGAATTGTGTTTAGCAGTACCAGCACATTTAAAGTTTTGCAATGGATTTGGACGGGGTGTAATGCGTCGGGCGATGAAGGACATATTGCCTGAAGAAGTGCGTCGTCGGGTAAGTAAGGTAGATTTTTATGGGTTTATTGTTCCAGCGATGGAGAATGATGAACGGAAGTTGATTGATGATTTATTATTGGCAAAAAAATCAAATTTATCCCACTATTTGCATACCAATGCTTTATATCAAGAGTACCAGTATTTTTCAAACTCTGCGACTCCCTGCTTGCAGAGGAGGCGCAGGGCGAGGATGATTACTTGTGTAATCTTCTTGTCAATGTGGGCAATTAAGGAAATAGAAAAGTAG
- a CDS encoding Uma2 family endonuclease codes for MATLTLNLDTVHLTDEQFYELCQNNPELQFERTSRGELIIMPPVGGESGNREADLIIDVGVWNRQTGLGYTFSSSTVFKLPNGANRSPDAAWIQKQRWEALTPEQRRKFPPIAPDFVVELRSATDDLEVLREKMREYIDAGVKLGWLINPQQQQVEIYRPGVDIEVRNLPTELSGENLLPGFSLSLSSYL; via the coding sequence ATGGCTACTTTGACATTAAATTTAGACACCGTTCATTTGACTGACGAACAGTTCTATGAGTTATGTCAAAATAACCCCGAGTTACAGTTTGAACGCACATCCAGGGGAGAGTTGATTATTATGCCACCCGTTGGAGGGGAAAGCGGTAATCGAGAAGCTGATTTAATTATCGATGTGGGTGTTTGGAATCGGCAAACTGGTCTTGGTTATACCTTCAGTTCCTCTACTGTATTTAAGTTACCCAATGGTGCAAATCGTTCTCCGGATGCTGCTTGGATTCAAAAGCAACGTTGGGAAGCACTCACCCCAGAACAAAGACGCAAGTTTCCCCCCATCGCACCGGATTTTGTTGTTGAATTAAGGTCAGCTACAGATGATTTGGAAGTGCTGCGCGAGAAAATGCGGGAATATATAGATGCAGGAGTAAAATTGGGATGGTTGATTAATCCCCAGCAGCAGCAAGTAGAAATTTATCGTCCTGGGGTTGATATAGAAGTGCGAAATCTGCCGACAGAATTATCTGGTGAAAATCTATTGCCTGGATTTAGTTTGAGTTTATCGTCATATTTGTAG
- a CDS encoding sugar nucleotide-binding protein — MAFVLNSKYPVEVWAGLECTVNRVGEEYFDQLERNGHARRLDDLELFAQLGIKKIRYPVLWEKIAPNGLENADWSWADVRLGRLRELGICPIVGLVHHGSGPRHTSLVDPEFPRKLAEFARAVAERYPWVTHYTPVNEPLTTARFSGMYGHWYPHGGDDLTFARALLVECRAIALSMKAIREINPNAQLVQTEDLGKTYTTPKLEYQAAFENERRWLSFDLLCGYITPTHPMWDYLRYCGISEAELEEAGQYTCPPDIIGINHYLTSDRFLDEHLENYPTWTHGGNGRDKYADVEAVRVCAQSVAGPYTLLLDVWERYKLPIAVTEVHLSCTREEQLRWLYEVWNAAQKLQDEGVDIRAITAWALLGSYDWNSLVTRSVGYYESGVFDLRSPHPRPTAIAKLVRDLATGNQPNHPLLDTPGWWHRSERLLYPAISCLNAGSEEKITPTPYSLLPTSSRPLVIVGARGTLGQAFARLCEVRGITYRLLTRQEMDITNPASVNAVLAELQPWAVVNAAGYVRVDDAEREPHICLKINTEGAAILAAACAQHHAALLTFSSDLVFNGGVTNPYVETDHAAPLNVYGCSKVLAEKLVLQAYPASLVIRTSAFFGPWDEYNFVTIALRELSAGKTFVAAVDAAVSPTYVPDLVHTSLDLLIDGESGLWHLANKSASEGITWADLARVAAKQAGVSVSNLITLPMQEIGLVAKRPTYSVLGSDRGELMPCLDSAISRYFDEIG; from the coding sequence ATGGCTTTTGTCTTGAATTCAAAATATCCTGTGGAAGTTTGGGCTGGTTTGGAGTGTACAGTCAATCGTGTGGGTGAGGAATACTTTGACCAGTTAGAACGCAACGGTCATGCAAGACGTTTGGATGACCTAGAATTGTTTGCTCAACTGGGTATAAAGAAAATCCGTTACCCAGTGCTGTGGGAGAAAATCGCCCCCAATGGGTTAGAGAATGCTGACTGGTCTTGGGCGGATGTGCGGTTGGGGAGGTTACGGGAACTTGGTATCTGTCCGATTGTGGGATTAGTGCATCACGGTAGCGGCCCGCGTCACACTAGCTTGGTAGATCCAGAATTTCCCAGGAAATTAGCTGAGTTTGCCCGTGCGGTTGCCGAGCGATATCCTTGGGTAACACATTACACACCTGTAAATGAACCACTGACAACAGCACGATTTAGTGGCATGTACGGTCACTGGTATCCCCACGGTGGAGACGATTTAACTTTTGCCCGTGCTTTGTTGGTAGAATGCCGAGCGATCGCTCTTTCAATGAAGGCAATCCGAGAAATTAACCCCAATGCCCAACTTGTGCAAACGGAGGATTTGGGTAAGACTTACACTACACCCAAGCTAGAATATCAAGCAGCATTTGAAAACGAACGCCGTTGGCTGAGCTTTGATTTATTGTGTGGTTATATTACTCCAACTCATCCCATGTGGGATTACTTACGCTACTGCGGGATCAGCGAGGCGGAACTGGAAGAAGCTGGGCAATATACCTGTCCTCCTGATATCATCGGCATTAACCATTACCTGACAAGCGATCGCTTTTTGGATGAGCATCTAGAAAACTATCCCACTTGGACACATGGTGGTAATGGACGGGACAAATATGCAGATGTTGAGGCGGTGAGAGTTTGTGCCCAGAGTGTGGCAGGCCCATACACATTACTACTAGACGTATGGGAACGCTACAAACTGCCCATTGCTGTCACAGAAGTTCACCTTAGCTGCACCCGTGAAGAACAATTGCGCTGGCTTTATGAGGTGTGGAATGCTGCACAGAAATTACAAGATGAAGGTGTAGATATTCGTGCCATTACTGCTTGGGCACTTTTAGGTAGCTACGATTGGAATAGCTTAGTAACTCGCTCGGTTGGCTATTATGAATCAGGCGTATTTGATTTGCGATCGCCACATCCCAGACCAACAGCGATCGCCAAACTAGTTCGTGATTTAGCTACTGGTAATCAACCCAATCATCCATTACTAGATACACCAGGATGGTGGCATCGAAGCGAGCGTTTGTTATACCCAGCCATTAGCTGTCTTAATGCAGGGAGTGAGGAAAAAATTACCCCTACTCCCTACTCCCTACTCCCCACTTCCTCTCGCCCTTTAGTCATAGTTGGAGCCAGAGGAACCCTCGGACAAGCTTTTGCTCGGTTGTGTGAAGTGCGAGGCATTACATATCGTTTGCTGACGCGTCAAGAAATGGATATCACCAATCCTGCTTCTGTGAATGCAGTGCTTGCCGAATTACAACCTTGGGCAGTTGTGAACGCTGCTGGATATGTGCGAGTAGACGATGCAGAGCGAGAACCCCATATTTGCTTAAAAATCAACACAGAAGGAGCAGCAATCTTAGCTGCTGCTTGCGCTCAACATCACGCAGCCCTGTTAACATTTTCCTCAGATTTAGTATTCAATGGTGGTGTAACTAACCCTTATGTAGAAACTGATCACGCTGCTCCTCTGAATGTATATGGTTGCAGTAAAGTTTTGGCAGAAAAGCTGGTATTGCAGGCTTATCCCGCATCGCTAGTGATTCGCACCAGTGCATTCTTCGGGCCGTGGGATGAGTACAACTTTGTGACGATTGCCTTACGTGAACTGAGTGCTGGCAAAACTTTTGTTGCGGCTGTTGATGCAGCTGTTTCACCTACTTATGTACCGGATCTTGTTCATACTAGCCTCGATTTATTAATTGATGGTGAAAGCGGTTTGTGGCATTTGGCTAACAAAAGTGCCTCCGAAGGTATCACCTGGGCTGACTTAGCAAGGGTAGCTGCAAAACAAGCCGGTGTAAGTGTCAGCAATTTGATTACTCTGCCCATGCAAGAAATTGGTTTAGTAGCTAAGCGTCCGACTTATAGCGTACTTGGTAGCGATCGCGGTGAATTAATGCCTTGCCTCGACAGTGCTATTTCCCGTTACTTCGATGAAATAGGTTAA
- a CDS encoding alkaline phosphatase, giving the protein MEVMDYDRLLANRCRRRSFLFGAGFLAGLTITSQSHLVLANSRFSGYPFSLGVASGDPLPDGVVIWTRLAPDPLNGGGMPLVNVPVRWRVATDEKMRQVVRRGTTLATPELAHSVHVDVRGLDPDRWYWYQFQVGNELSPIGRTRTAPAFYGSISQLNFAFVSCQDWQNGYYTAYRHLAEENLDFVVHLGDYIYEYGPESGGPRQHNSPEIITLADYRNRHALYKTDSNLQSVHAAFPWIVTWDDHEVENNYANLIPEDNQSQQEFVTRRANAYQAYYEHMPLRLVSPPYGNNLQIYRRFSFGDLAQLHVLDTRQYRTDQPCDDGLKRRCTQAFDANATMTGNEQERWLFDGLARSRSRWNVIAQQTMLGQYNFNSSADLGIFNMDQWDGYVAARNRFLNFLNQRQPSNPVVISGDIHSSWVHDLKLDFNNPNSATVGTEFVGTSISSDFPTEYITFVQASLGNNPHTKFFDGAFRGYVRCNLTPERWQSDYRVVSSIVDLNASVTTLASFVVENAQPGAYLS; this is encoded by the coding sequence ATGGAAGTTATGGATTATGACCGCCTGCTAGCAAATCGGTGCAGACGGCGGAGTTTCTTGTTTGGTGCAGGATTTTTAGCAGGGTTAACAATAACTAGCCAATCGCATCTAGTATTAGCTAACTCCAGGTTTTCTGGCTATCCGTTTAGTCTTGGTGTTGCTTCTGGTGATCCTTTGCCGGATGGTGTTGTGATCTGGACGCGGCTAGCTCCTGACCCACTCAATGGCGGTGGAATGCCACTGGTAAATGTCCCAGTGCGGTGGCGAGTTGCTACTGATGAAAAAATGAGACAGGTTGTACGTCGAGGAACAACACTAGCGACACCAGAGTTAGCACACTCAGTACACGTTGATGTCCGTGGACTAGACCCTGACCGTTGGTACTGGTATCAATTTCAAGTGGGTAATGAACTTAGCCCCATTGGACGAACTCGCACAGCACCAGCATTTTATGGCTCTATTTCACAACTGAATTTTGCTTTTGTCTCCTGTCAAGACTGGCAAAACGGTTACTACACGGCTTATCGACATTTGGCTGAGGAAAACCTTGATTTTGTGGTTCATCTGGGTGACTACATTTACGAATACGGCCCAGAATCTGGTGGGCCACGCCAGCATAATAGTCCGGAAATTATCACCCTTGCTGATTATCGCAACCGCCATGCCCTGTACAAGACTGACTCAAATCTGCAATCTGTTCATGCTGCCTTTCCTTGGATAGTCACTTGGGACGATCATGAAGTTGAAAATAACTATGCCAACTTGATACCCGAAGACAACCAAAGCCAACAAGAATTTGTCACTCGACGAGCCAATGCCTACCAAGCATACTACGAACATATGCCGCTGCGTCTGGTTTCGCCGCCTTATGGAAATAATCTCCAGATATATCGGCGGTTCTCTTTCGGCGATTTGGCACAGTTGCATGTATTAGATACTAGGCAGTACCGCACTGACCAACCCTGTGATGACGGACTCAAGCGCCGCTGCACTCAAGCATTTGATGCAAATGCTACGATGACAGGTAATGAGCAAGAGCGTTGGTTATTTGATGGGTTAGCGCGATCGCGATCGCGGTGGAATGTGATTGCTCAACAGACAATGCTGGGCCAGTACAATTTTAACAGTAGTGCAGATTTAGGTATCTTTAATATGGATCAGTGGGACGGCTATGTGGCTGCACGTAATCGGTTCCTGAATTTTCTCAACCAGCGCCAACCCTCTAATCCAGTGGTGATTAGCGGAGATATCCACTCTAGTTGGGTACACGACCTGAAGCTTGATTTTAATAACCCAAATTCAGCGACGGTAGGCACTGAGTTTGTCGGTACCTCAATTTCCTCTGACTTCCCTACCGAATATATCACTTTTGTTCAAGCTTCCTTGGGCAATAATCCCCATACTAAATTCTTTGATGGTGCTTTCCGGGGATATGTGCGGTGCAACCTGACCCCAGAACGTTGGCAAAGTGACTACCGCGTTGTCTCAAGCATTGTTGACTTGAATGCCTCTGTCACAACCTTAGCTTCATTTGTAGTCGAAAACGCACAACCAGGAGCATATTTAAGTTGA
- a CDS encoding DUF4142 domain-containing protein has protein sequence MFTAISFSSKNFSARINKYQAAIARLSQFSSRDFDQAYKEEAGINLHMEYLVVQRRQSQLGQDRDLRTFATRNIPIANRHLQMALRLLTQPTPR, from the coding sequence ATTTTTACGGCTATATCGTTTTCATCTAAAAATTTTTCAGCCAGAATAAATAAATATCAGGCAGCGATCGCCCGACTGTCACAATTTTCTAGTAGAGATTTTGACCAGGCATACAAAGAAGAAGCTGGTATTAACTTACATATGGAATATTTAGTTGTGCAACGTCGGCAGTCACAACTAGGTCAAGACCGCGATCTACGAACGTTTGCTACTAGAAATATACCCATTGCCAACAGACATTTGCAAATGGCACTACGGCTATTAACACAACCGACTCCGCGATAA
- a CDS encoding lasso peptide biosynthesis PqqD family chaperone, protein MVTGDSRVVVAKEQISSDLDGEAVILNLKSGVYYGLNAVGASIWNLIQQPKTISEIQDALLAQYEVEPEQCDRDLFAMLQEMEAEGLIEVSDETVA, encoded by the coding sequence ATGGTGACAGGTGATTCAAGAGTAGTAGTAGCAAAAGAACAGATATCTTCTGATTTAGATGGAGAGGCGGTTATCCTCAATCTCAAATCTGGGGTTTATTACGGTTTGAATGCTGTGGGTGCTAGCATCTGGAATCTAATCCAGCAGCCAAAGACTATCAGCGAAATTCAGGATGCTCTTTTGGCACAATATGAAGTTGAGCCTGAACAGTGCGATCGCGATTTGTTCGCAATGCTCCAGGAAATGGAAGCTGAAGGGCTAATCGAGGTCAGCGATGAAACGGTTGCGTAA
- a CDS encoding type II toxin-antitoxin system Phd/YefM family antitoxin, which yields MSLDLRNIHPLSDFQRSAKTFLTTLKDTQAPIVLTVNGKAAVVVQDAESYQRLLERIELLESLAGIRKSLDEFEQGLGIPLDEAFQQLRQKHDIPD from the coding sequence ATGTCTCTTGACCTTCGCAACATTCATCCCCTATCTGACTTTCAACGGAGCGCCAAAACGTTTTTAACCACCCTGAAAGACACTCAGGCACCCATAGTACTGACCGTGAACGGCAAAGCCGCCGTCGTTGTCCAAGACGCTGAAAGCTACCAACGCCTGCTAGAGCGCATAGAACTCCTAGAATCTTTAGCTGGAATTCGCAAAAGTCTAGATGAATTTGAGCAGGGGCTGGGAATTCCCTTAGACGAAGCCTTTCAGCAATTGCGTCAAAAGCATGACATACCGGATTGA
- the glf gene encoding UDP-galactopyranose mutase has protein sequence MTQSKSDINGNKLNKLTSPKVSETKLSQKADLQAAIGSSPDFYSSKKTYQKVNFLTDTPDIVCLSHLRWNFVYQRPQQLLSRFAQGRRVYLIEEPIFSKEPLGRLDISQDDSGVVVVVPHLPEGLSEEGINTDLQVLLDGLLTERNISNYICWYYTPMAIAFTSHLQPKAIVYDCMDELSAFQGASPKLKQYEAELFRRADLVFTGGQSLYESKVNQHPNVYAFPSSVDVAHFAQARNIEVQEPADQANIPHPRLGFFGVIDERMDIELLRGIAQTRPDWHLVIIGPVVKIDPAILPQDENIHYLGGKDYKQLPAYLGGWDLAMLPFARNEATRFISPTKTPEYLAAAKPVVSTSIRDVVRPYGESKLVRIADTVPEFVAAAQQGMEEDNSASGWLSRVDTFLEKISWDRTLASMIKLIDSAIATPSIEDKIRSNGAIAGKQAPNIISRDFVFDYLIVGAGFSGSVIAERLATQSGKKVLVVDKRNHIGGNAYDHYNEDGILIHKYGPHIFHTNSREVFEYLSRFTQWRAYEHRVLASVDGQLVPIPINLDTINKLYGMKLNSFEAEEFFKSLAEPKEYIYTSEDVVVSKVGRVLYEKFFRGYTKKQWGLDPSELDKSVIARIPTRTNRDDRYFIDTYQAMPLHGFTRMFENMLNHPNIKVMLNTDYREIEKAIPCREMVYTGPVDEFFDYRYGKLPYRSLDFKHETHNTQVFQKAPVINYPNEHLYTRVTEFKYLTGQEHSKTSIVYEFPKPEGDPYYPVPRPENQEIYKQYKALADTTPGIYFVGRLATYKYYNMDQCVAQALTVYKQIAVKA, from the coding sequence ATGACACAAAGCAAATCTGATATCAACGGTAACAAATTAAACAAGTTGACATCACCGAAAGTGAGTGAAACAAAGCTATCGCAAAAAGCTGATCTGCAAGCTGCAATTGGCTCATCGCCAGATTTTTATTCCTCAAAGAAAACATATCAAAAAGTCAATTTTTTGACAGATACACCTGATATAGTTTGCCTATCTCATTTGCGGTGGAATTTTGTTTATCAAAGACCACAACAACTTCTGAGTCGTTTTGCTCAAGGAAGGCGAGTATATTTGATCGAAGAGCCAATTTTTAGCAAAGAACCGTTAGGGCGGTTAGATATCAGCCAAGATGATAGTGGGGTAGTGGTTGTTGTACCACATCTACCAGAAGGTTTAAGTGAAGAAGGAATAAACACAGATTTACAGGTGTTGCTCGATGGATTGTTAACAGAACGAAACATCAGTAACTATATTTGTTGGTATTACACACCAATGGCGATCGCTTTTACCAGCCACTTGCAACCCAAAGCGATCGTTTACGATTGTATGGATGAATTATCTGCCTTCCAAGGAGCATCACCCAAGTTAAAACAATATGAAGCTGAATTATTTCGTCGTGCAGACTTAGTATTCACAGGAGGGCAAAGCCTTTACGAAAGTAAAGTCAATCAGCACCCAAATGTTTATGCCTTTCCCAGCAGTGTAGATGTAGCACACTTTGCCCAAGCGAGAAATATAGAAGTACAAGAACCAGCAGATCAAGCTAATATTCCCCATCCTCGTCTCGGATTCTTTGGTGTAATTGATGAAAGGATGGATATCGAATTATTGCGCGGAATTGCCCAAACGCGTCCCGACTGGCATTTGGTGATTATTGGGCCAGTTGTGAAAATTGATCCGGCAATTTTGCCCCAGGATGAAAATATTCATTATCTTGGTGGTAAAGACTATAAACAGCTACCTGCATACTTAGGAGGATGGGACTTAGCGATGCTACCATTTGCACGCAATGAAGCAACCCGCTTTATTAGTCCTACTAAAACTCCAGAGTATTTAGCCGCAGCTAAACCCGTAGTTTCTACTTCGATTCGAGATGTAGTCCGTCCTTACGGAGAGTCGAAATTAGTGCGAATTGCAGACACAGTTCCTGAGTTCGTCGCCGCAGCACAACAAGGAATGGAGGAAGATAATTCCGCCTCAGGGTGGCTGAGTCGGGTTGATACCTTTTTGGAGAAGATTTCTTGGGATCGGACTTTAGCATCAATGATCAAACTCATAGACTCAGCGATCGCTACCCCAAGCATTGAAGATAAGATTCGTTCTAATGGTGCAATTGCAGGTAAACAAGCACCCAACATTATTAGCAGAGATTTTGTCTTCGATTACTTAATTGTCGGTGCGGGATTTTCTGGTAGTGTCATAGCTGAACGTTTAGCAACTCAGTCTGGTAAAAAAGTTTTAGTTGTAGATAAACGCAACCATATCGGTGGTAATGCCTACGATCATTACAACGAAGATGGTATTCTCATCCATAAATACGGGCCGCATATCTTTCACACCAACTCCCGCGAAGTTTTTGAATACCTTTCGCGGTTCACCCAATGGCGTGCTTACGAACATCGTGTTTTAGCCAGTGTAGATGGACAGCTGGTTCCCATCCCTATCAACCTGGACACCATTAACAAACTCTATGGGATGAAGCTCAATTCATTTGAGGCAGAAGAGTTTTTTAAATCACTTGCTGAACCGAAAGAATATATCTACACCTCAGAGGATGTGGTAGTCAGTAAAGTTGGTCGAGTCTTGTATGAAAAGTTTTTCCGGGGTTATACCAAGAAGCAATGGGGATTAGATCCATCAGAACTTGATAAATCAGTAATAGCAAGAATTCCTACCCGCACCAATCGTGACGATCGCTATTTTATTGATACTTACCAAGCAATGCCACTCCACGGCTTCACCCGGATGTTTGAGAATATGTTAAATCACCCCAACATCAAGGTGATGCTTAACACCGATTATCGTGAAATTGAAAAAGCAATACCTTGTCGGGAGATGGTTTACACCGGGCCAGTTGACGAGTTTTTTGATTATCGTTATGGCAAGTTACCTTATCGCTCACTAGATTTTAAGCACGAAACACACAACACTCAAGTATTTCAAAAAGCGCCAGTCATCAACTACCCCAATGAACACCTTTATACCCGCGTCACTGAGTTTAAATACTTAACTGGACAGGAACACTCGAAAACTAGCATCGTTTACGAATTTCCTAAACCAGAGGGCGACCCTTATTATCCCGTACCACGTCCTGAAAATCAGGAGATTTATAAGCAATACAAAGCCTTAGCAGATACCACACCAGGAATATATTTTGTGGGACGGCTAGCAACTTACAAGTATTACAACATGGATCAATGTGTAGCTCAGGCTTTGACTGTTTACAAGCAAATTGCAGTTAAGGCTTAA
- a CDS encoding lasso peptide biosynthesis B2 protein, translated as MKRLRKFLNFTASDRYLLLSAAFILGAVRLGLWLLSFQTLQQVLARLTQATSKPQTLDESSIDKIVWAVNVASYYMPGHVKCLARALTTQTLLNQYGYSPELRIGVAKGDKGKFEAHAWVEHQEKVVIGNLTDLARFTPMPSFECCTGRDDDLVVSHAAK; from the coding sequence ATGAAACGGTTGCGTAAGTTCTTGAATTTTACAGCGAGCGATCGCTATCTTTTATTGAGTGCGGCATTCATATTAGGAGCAGTCAGATTAGGACTATGGTTGCTATCATTTCAGACCTTGCAGCAGGTTTTAGCAAGATTAACTCAGGCAACTTCTAAACCGCAGACACTAGACGAATCATCTATAGACAAAATAGTCTGGGCTGTTAACGTTGCTAGTTACTATATGCCTGGTCATGTAAAGTGCCTAGCTCGTGCCTTAACTACACAGACACTCTTAAATCAGTACGGTTACTCGCCAGAACTGCGAATTGGTGTTGCTAAGGGGGACAAAGGAAAGTTTGAGGCTCATGCTTGGGTTGAACATCAAGAAAAGGTCGTAATTGGGAACCTAACAGACCTTGCACGATTTACCCCAATGCCGTCTTTTGAATGTTGCACAGGTAGAGATGATGATTTGGTAGTTAGTCATGCAGCTAAGTAA
- a CDS encoding type II toxin-antitoxin system RelE/ParE family toxin — MTYRIEISPTAKADVESIFLWMKDYSVKQAYRWVRGCYEIMLTLENFPNRCPLAIESQYLNRPVRQLFYKKQYRILFTVCPGNDQDSQDIVQIHRVLRAAQERLQDLSQLLGDEDD; from the coding sequence ATGACATACCGGATTGAAATCTCACCCACCGCCAAGGCAGATGTCGAGAGCATTTTTTTGTGGATGAAGGACTACTCAGTCAAGCAAGCCTATCGGTGGGTCAGAGGCTGCTACGAAATCATGCTAACGCTGGAGAACTTTCCGAATCGTTGCCCCCTCGCCATTGAAAGCCAATACTTGAATCGACCGGTGCGGCAATTGTTTTATAAAAAACAATATCGAATTCTATTTACAGTGTGTCCGGGCAACGACCAAGATAGCCAGGATATCGTGCAAATCCATCGAGTTCTTCGTGCTGCCCAAGAGCGATTGCAAGATTTGTCGCAATTGCTTGGTGATGAGGATGATTAA